tttttgtttttagaactcacatgagaacttcccaatggatcaTCTATCCTTGGATTGCTCTCGtatgaactcgcttaacttcggagttcctacggaactcgaaaccagtaagctcccaaaaggtctcgtgctaggtagagatggaaatatacataaaaaCTTACAGGAGCCTCATCCCTTgatgatgtgggatcttacaattaaaattaaaaaaaatatgaaggaGATTTTTTAAAATGGATTATCTTAAAAGTAGGACTGTATGTATTTTCTATCACCTCAGTTTTTTAcacatatttataattttgacACAAAAATTGACTTTAAATTATAAAGTAATAAAGAATTGACGTAGAATTCTACTTTGAGAGAGTCCTTAAAATTTTTCTGGAAATTATTGTCATTGACTCATTGGCTCAAACTCCCAAACGCAGAGGACCACCAATCGAATGATGGCCTCCTTTTTATTCTCACCACGAATAATGCAAAacgaaaatgaagaaaattagagataaatccacacaaacaaaaaaacaacaattcagaaaaaaaaaagaaaaaagaaaaaagaagagagaaataaAGTGTCGTTCTCATTTCTTCTtagttctttctctctcttccctctcgctttctctctctcccagcATAGAGAAGAgaacacaacaaaacaaaaaagaatcaaGCCAAACCAGCTTTTTCCCATCTCAGAATTAAACCACGTAAATATTAAGGACCGCCATCAGAATTCACAAGCTTTCttacattttttgaaaaaagtcACAAGCTTTCACTTTGATCGGAGTCGAATTTTCATGGAGTATTAGAATTTACccctttttttataatttttcagcGAATTTAGGACCAACCCAGTGAGAATTGAGTCAAACGGGGAGGACCCAAGTCAGCAGAAATGGCGTCAGGCGGTCAATCGTCGGGCACCAGCAATATCAAAGCTCACCACAACACGGAGTCTATGAGCAAAGCCATTGCTCAGTACACCGTTGATGCTCGGCTGCACGCGGTGTTCGAGCAGTCCGGCGAGTCCGGCAAGTCGTTCGACTACTCGCAGAGCATGAAAACCACCAAAGATTCGGTTCCGGAGCAGCAGATTACGGCGTACCTTTCGAGGATTCAGAGGGGCGGCCATGTCCAACCGTTCGGGTGCATGATGGCTGTGGACGAAGCCACGTTTGGAGTCATTGCGTACAGCGAGAACGCCCGTGACATGCTCGACCTAACGCCGCATTCAGTTCCTATCCTTGATAAGCCGGAGATTCTCACAATTGGGACCGACATCCGTACGCTGTTCACGCCGTCGAGCGCGGTTTTGCTGGAGAAGGCATTTGGCGCTCTGGAGATTACGCTTTTGAACCCGATTTGGATCCACTCCAAGATTTCTGGAAAGCCCTTCTATGCAATTTTGCATAGGATTGATGTTGGGGTCGTGATTGATTTGGAGCCTGCGAGAACAGAGGACGCTGCGCTGTCGATTGCTGGCGCGGTGCAGTCGCAGAAGCTGGCGGTGAGGGCGATTTCGCAGCTGCAGTCGCTGCCGGGCGGCGACATTAAGCTTTTGTGTGATACTGTGGTGGAGAGTGTGAGGGAGCTTACTGATTATGATAGAGTTATGGTTTATAAGTTTCATGAGGATGAGCATGGTGAGGTTGTGGCTGAGAGCAAAAGGCCTGACCTGGAGCCGTACATTGGGCTGCACTACCCGGCCACGGATATTCCACAGGCGTCAAGGTTCTTGTTCAGGCAGAACCGGGTTCGAATGATAGTAGATTGTCACGCCAATCCGGTTGATGTGATTCAGGATGAAGGGTTGATGCAGCCTTTGTGCTTGGTCGGATCCACACTAAGAGCTCCTCATGGTTGCCATTCCCAGTACATGGCTAATATGGGGTCCATTGCGTCATTGGCGTTGGCGGTAATCATCAATGGAACTGATGAGGAAGCTCTTGGAGGGAGGAATTCAATGAGATTATGGGGCCTGGTTGTTTGCCATCACACCTCCGCTCGGTGTATTCCATTTCCGCTTCGGTATGCTTGTGAGTTTTTAATGCAGGCCTTTGGACTTCAGTTAAATATGGAATTGCAATTGGCTTCACAAATGTCTGAGAAACATGTTTTAAGGACGCAGACTCTGTTGTGTGACATGCTTCTGCGTGACTCCCCGACTGGCATAGTCACTCAAAATCCTAGTATAATGGACCTTGTTAAGTGTGATGGGGCTGCACTCTACTACCAAGGGAAGTACTACCCGCTTGGTGTGACGCCTACCAAAGCCCAGATAAAGGACATTGTGGAATGGTTGTTGGCTTTCCATGGAAGTTCAACTGGTTTGAGCACAGATAGTTTGGGTGATGCCGGTTACCCTGGAGCTGCCTCTCTTGGTGATGCAGTTTGCGGGATGGCGGCTGCTTATAGTACTAAAAGGGATTTTCTGTTCTGGTTTCGATCCCACACTGGGAAAGAGATCAAATGGGGTGGAGCAAAGCATCATCCAGAGGACAAGGATGATGGGCAGAGGATGCATCCACGCTCTTCATTCAAGGCGTTTCTGGAAGTAGTTAAAAGCCGGAGTTTGCCATGGGAGAATGCAGAAATGGATGCAATACACTCTTTGCAGATTATTTTGCGTGACTCGTTTAAGGACACAGAGACAAACCATTCAAAAGCTGTTATGCAGACCCAGGTTGGTGATCTGGAGCTCCAAGGGATCAATGAGCTCAGCTCTGTAGCAAGAGAAATGGTTAGGTTGATAGAGACTGCAACTGCTCCCATATTTGCTGTCGATATTAATGGCTGTATAAATGGGTGGAATGCAAAGGTTGCAGAGTTGACCAGACTCTCAGTTGAGGAAGCTACCGGGAAGTCTTTGGTTCATGATCTCGTTTACAAAGAATCTGAAGAAATTGTTGAAAAACTTCTGTCCCGCGCGTTAAAAGGTAGTCTTTTTGGACCTAATGTCTTTATTCCTGTTTAATTAGGGAGTTTATTTATGCGGTGTTATTGACATTTTTTTCAGTATTTTCTCAATATCAGTGACACCACAGCGCTAATCAAAATATAAGTTTCTTGCCAAACGTTGTCATCATAAAACTGACGCATGAAGAGTGTaggtcaaattttcaaattctccGAGTAAATCTTTGAATGGCACAGGATAAAGTCATAGCAATCTTGGCTACTTCAAGTGCTACATGAACTTCACTGAGATAGCTTTATTGTGATGACTTGATACCTTCTAATTAATTAAGCTTCACTGGAAAGATCAAAAAATGTTAGCCTTTCTTGTATTAGCAATGTATTGTAGTTATCGCTCGTATTCGGTCTTAATAATGCAATTCTATCTGCAAGAGAGACTTAGGTCATTACTTTTTCTCCATTGAAACTGGTCAATTAGGTGATTGCTCAGTAGCAATGCAACAAGGGCAGAGAATGTGTTTACGTACCATATAGGTATGAATTTTGGTATGTTACCTTAAAACAAACAAGTGCATACCGTTAATGTCAGCATGGCTGATTATGGCAAAATACGGGGCTAAACACGTAATTCAACATTTATTAGTTGCTGGCCTTAAATCTCAAACCTTCTCCATCAAATTCTAACTTGGATATTTTTGTGGAGTGGAGACTGCCTGTCACCAACTGATGTTTCCCTGGTATATTTTGTTGTTCGGGCCTGCTTGCCTCCTTGGTTTTGCTTTGTTTTAGAAATTGTGCCTTTGATTGTTAGTTGTTTCCCCTCTTGGGTTGTTTTAGTTTCAGTATCGTTGAATGAAATTGAATTTccgaaaaagaaaagcaaagatAAGAAAGATAGGGGGCAAAACAgctttttatttgatatatttttgttGCATGATGGATGATTTGAATGGAATGATTAATATTAAGTCTGAAAGTAAGTCTATTTTTGGGAAAGGTTGGATATTTTACTACATTAGCCTTTGCAATTCAGGTGAAGAAGATAAGAATGTGGAAATCAAAATGAGGACATTTGGGCCAGAGAATGATAACAAGCCTGTTTTTGTTGTGGTTAATGCTTGCTCTAGCAAGGATTACGCTAATAACATAGTTGGAGTTTGCTTTGTTGGTCAGGATGTTACTGGTCAAAAAGTAGTAATGgacaaattcataaaaatacAAGGTGATTACAAGGCCATTGTTCATAGCCCCAATCCTTTGATCCCACCCATATTTGCTTCAGATGATAACACATGTTGCTCGGAATGGAACGCTGCCATGGCAAAGCTCACTGGGTGGAGCCACGGAGAAATCCTTGGAAAAATGTTGGTTGGAGAGGTCTTTGGCGGTTGCTGTCGTATCAAGGGTCCAGATGCTAAGACAAAATTCATGATTGTCTTGCACAATGCCATCGAAGGGCTAGACACAGATAAATTCCCCTTTTCATTCTTTGACCGGAATGGGAAATATGTACAAGCTCTCTTGACAGCGAATAAGAGGGTGAATACGGAAGGTCAGGTTATTGGAGCTTTCTGCTTTTTGCAGATTGCGAGTCCAGAACTGCAGCAGGCTCTTAATGTTCAGAGGCAACAGGAAAAGGAATGTTTATCTAAGATGAAAGAATTGGCTTACATTTGCCAGGAGGTAAAAAATCCTTTAAGCGGTATACGTTTTACTAACTCACTTTTGGAGGCTACAGACTTAACTGAAGATCAAAGGCAGTTTCTGGAGACTGGTGCTGCTTGTGAGAAGCAAATTTTGAAGATTATAAAAGATGTAGATCTGGATAGCATCGACAATGGGTAAGTTTTTCTTATAAACTTATGCCATTACGTTCTTTTAACAAAATTCTTCTCGTATGTCTTCTGTTTATTAACTTCTGCTAGGACTGCATTCTTATCTTGAGACATAATACAAATCAGTCCCCTTGCTTTAATTGATATTTGTATCTGTTGATTCTTTATGTGTGCACTGATCCTGAAGTTTCGTGTTTACTAgtgttttttttagggttaatctcagtttactaccctgaagtttcgtggttttcaacctttggtacatgaagtttttttcatcccagagtcatacctcaagtcttaattttgggacagtttcatacatccatTAAGTTTTCTGTTACAACTTCTGTTAATTGATGATGTGGCGCCCACGTGGACAATAATTgaacaccacgtgtcactatgggcccacttcaatattaaaaaatacaaaaaaaaaaaaaaaaaaaaaaacccacccgTCTGCAACCCACACCCTCTCCCCCAGCCTTCCTTCACCACCAATCTCCCCCAACCTTCCTTCTTTCCTCTGTAATTTCTTCcccatctccctctctctctctaaaatgcCTCTCTGCAACCTGCAATTTGCCATCTCCTCTTAACACACTCAAATTATTATTTGTAAAAcccatctccctctctctctctaaaatgcTTCTCTGCAACCTGCAATTTGCCATCTCCTCTAACACACTCAAATTATTATttgtaaaaccctaatttctacccatttctctctctccgcTGCAATTCAAAACcgaaaattttcaagctttatAACCCatataaaactcaaaaaaccccaacaaataaagaaaatatgaaaagggGCACGAGAAATCATTACCTCCTGCATGAAAAGGTTGTTGGATATGACCGGAAACCCATTGACGGAGCCATTTTCGTTGAACCTACAAGAACTCCTGACCACCCTTGGATGCTTCGCCATGTCCAAACGCTTCAGTCTCTGTGAAATTGAAGCAATTAACAACAAAAATACAGCAAGAAATTACGGGAGAACGACAAGAGCTTACCATAAATTTGAGCTTCGAAGCGAAGGAAGTTTGCGGGTGAGGAGACGGGGATCGCCATGGAAGGAGCAGAGACGAGCTTCTGAAACTGCTGCAGGCATAGTCCATCAGAGACGAATACAGAGCCGTTTGTACAAGCTTTTGCTGTACTTACAATTTTAGAAAGAGAGGAGAATGGGGAAGAAATTGTGGTAGGAGGAGAAATATCCACATGGGTTAGGCTTGTAgggattttagagagagagggggatgGGGAAGAAATTACAGAGGGAAGAAGGAAGGGAGGGGGTTGGGGGAGAAGACgggtggttttgtttttgttttttttgtattattttttaattttttaatattgaagtgGGCCCATATTTACATGTGGCGCTCATTTATTGTCCACGTGGGCACCATGTTATCAGCTAACagaaaacttaacggatgtatgaaactgtcccaaaattaagacttgaggtatgactctgggatgaaaaaaacatCATGTTCCAAATGtagaaaaccacgaaacttcaggatagtaaactgagattaaccctttttttttaatataaatactGGCACCTTAATTTTTTCATAATTGAACAGAAAAACATAATTAAGTTTCTTACTTCTTTTTAGCTTTTCAATTAGATCATTGGAGCTTGAGAAGGCAGAATTCTTACTTGGGGGTGTCATAAATGCTGTTGTTAGCCAAGTAATGTTATTGATAAGAGAAAGAGATCTACAGCTGATTCGGGATATTCCTGAAGAAATCAAAACATTGGCTGTTTATGGTGATCAAGTGAGAATTCAGCAGATCTTGGCCGATTTCTTATTGAATATGGTACGTTATGCACCCTCTCCTGAAGGCTGGGTGGAGATTCATGTTCTTCCAATCTTGAAGAAAGTACCTGATGGAATCACTCTGGTTCGTACTGAATTCAGGTGGTTTGTCTTCTcactattaatattttattagttgtgGATGTTGATGGGGATGAGATAACAGAGTAATGTACACAACTTGTCCTTGCAA
This Pyrus communis chromosome 6, drPyrComm1.1, whole genome shotgun sequence DNA region includes the following protein-coding sequences:
- the LOC137737892 gene encoding phytochrome B-like isoform X2, giving the protein MASGGQSSGTSNIKAHHNTESMSKAIAQYTVDARLHAVFEQSGESGKSFDYSQSMKTTKDSVPEQQITAYLSRIQRGGHVQPFGCMMAVDEATFGVIAYSENARDMLDLTPHSVPILDKPEILTIGTDIRTLFTPSSAVLLEKAFGALEITLLNPIWIHSKISGKPFYAILHRIDVGVVIDLEPARTEDAALSIAGAVQSQKLAVRAISQLQSLPGGDIKLLCDTVVESVRELTDYDRVMVYKFHEDEHGEVVAESKRPDLEPYIGLHYPATDIPQASRFLFRQNRVRMIVDCHANPVDVIQDEGLMQPLCLVGSTLRAPHGCHSQYMANMGSIASLALAVIINGTDEEALGGRNSMRLWGLVVCHHTSARCIPFPLRYACEFLMQAFGLQLNMELQLASQMSEKHVLRTQTLLCDMLLRDSPTGIVTQNPSIMDLVKCDGAALYYQGKYYPLGVTPTKAQIKDIVEWLLAFHGSSTGLSTDSLGDAGYPGAASLGDAVCGMAAAYSTKRDFLFWFRSHTGKEIKWGGAKHHPEDKDDGQRMHPRSSFKAFLEVVKSRSLPWENAEMDAIHSLQIILRDSFKDTETNHSKAVMQTQVGDLELQGINELSSVAREMVRLIETATAPIFAVDINGCINGWNAKVAELTRLSVEEATGKSLVHDLVYKESEEIVEKLLSRALKGEEDKNVEIKMRTFGPENDNKPVFVVVNACSSKDYANNIVGVCFVGQDVTGQKVVMDKFIKIQGDYKAIVHSPNPLIPPIFASDDNTCCSEWNAAMAKLTGWSHGEILGKMLVGEVFGGCCRIKGPDAKTKFMIVLHNAIEGLDTDKFPFSFFDRNGKYVQALLTANKRVNTEGQVIGAFCFLQIASPELQQALNVQRQQEKECLSKMKELAYICQEVKNPLSGIRFTNSLLEATDLTEDQRQFLETGAACEKQILKIIKDVDLDSIDNGSLELEKAEFLLGGVINAVVSQVMLLIRERDLQLIRDIPEEIKTLAVYGDQVRIQQILADFLLNMVRYAPSPEGWVEIHVLPILKKVPDGITLVRTEFRLVCPGEGLPPQLVQDMFHSSQWMTQEGLGLSMCRKILKLMNGDVQYIRESERCYFLITLELPMPRRPTNSID
- the LOC137737892 gene encoding phytochrome B-like isoform X1, which gives rise to MASGGQSSGTSNIKAHHNTESMSKAIAQYTVDARLHAVFEQSGESGKSFDYSQSMKTTKDSVPEQQITAYLSRIQRGGHVQPFGCMMAVDEATFGVIAYSENARDMLDLTPHSVPILDKPEILTIGTDIRTLFTPSSAVLLEKAFGALEITLLNPIWIHSKISGKPFYAILHRIDVGVVIDLEPARTEDAALSIAGAVQSQKLAVRAISQLQSLPGGDIKLLCDTVVESVRELTDYDRVMVYKFHEDEHGEVVAESKRPDLEPYIGLHYPATDIPQASRFLFRQNRVRMIVDCHANPVDVIQDEGLMQPLCLVGSTLRAPHGCHSQYMANMGSIASLALAVIINGTDEEALGGRNSMRLWGLVVCHHTSARCIPFPLRYACEFLMQAFGLQLNMELQLASQMSEKHVLRTQTLLCDMLLRDSPTGIVTQNPSIMDLVKCDGAALYYQGKYYPLGVTPTKAQIKDIVEWLLAFHGSSTGLSTDSLGDAGYPGAASLGDAVCGMAAAYSTKRDFLFWFRSHTGKEIKWGGAKHHPEDKDDGQRMHPRSSFKAFLEVVKSRSLPWENAEMDAIHSLQIILRDSFKDTETNHSKAVMQTQVGDLELQGINELSSVAREMVRLIETATAPIFAVDINGCINGWNAKVAELTRLSVEEATGKSLVHDLVYKESEEIVEKLLSRALKGEEDKNVEIKMRTFGPENDNKPVFVVVNACSSKDYANNIVGVCFVGQDVTGQKVVMDKFIKIQGDYKAIVHSPNPLIPPIFASDDNTCCSEWNAAMAKLTGWSHGEILGKMLVGEVFGGCCRIKGPDAKTKFMIVLHNAIEGLDTDKFPFSFFDRNGKYVQALLTANKRVNTEGQVIGAFCFLQIASPELQQALNVQRQQEKECLSKMKELAYICQEVKNPLSGIRFTNSLLEATDLTEDQRQFLETGAACEKQILKIIKDVDLDSIDNGFSIRSLELEKAEFLLGGVINAVVSQVMLLIRERDLQLIRDIPEEIKTLAVYGDQVRIQQILADFLLNMVRYAPSPEGWVEIHVLPILKKVPDGITLVRTEFRLVCPGEGLPPQLVQDMFHSSQWMTQEGLGLSMCRKILKLMNGDVQYIRESERCYFLITLELPMPRRPTNSID